The Cryobacterium roopkundense sequence GCATCAAGTTCTACGCCGAGGGTCGCCACGAGGGGCGACCGCTCGGCTTCCGGGTTCGTCATGATGCGACGAGTTCCAGTAGGGGATTAAACGTCGGCGACCTTGCGACCCTTGTATTCCATGAACAGGGCGGTGCCGGCGGAGTCGGTGACGACCTTCGCGCGGTGGGGAAGGCTGTAGGTGACCTTGCCGTTTTCCATGGTCTTCACCAGGGTGGGCGCGGTGGCCTTCCACTGCGAACGACGGGAGTGGGTGTTGGATCGCGACTGCTTGCGCTTCGGAACTGCCATGACTACTTCTCTTCTCTATGCGTTTCAGCATGGATGTCGTCATCCGTGCTGATGTCTGTGGAAGCTTGGAATCCCGCAAGCGCAGACCACCGGGGATCACGCGCCTCTGTCGGTTCGAGTTCCGGTGATTCAGTCAGCAACTCGCCGGTCTCACTATCAAGACCCGCACAGTCACGCCGACATAGTGGCTGGAACGGCAGTGACATAACCACTGCGTCCCTGACGAGAGATTCAATGTCGATATGGTCGTCGACAATCTCAAACTCAAAAGCTTCATCCTGAGGATAGCCGAAAAGCTCGGCAAACTCGACTCGGACGCGGAATTCGATGTCGCGCAGGCATCGCCCGCACTCTCCAGAGGCCGTGCCCACGACCGTGATGGTCGCCAGGATGCCTTCGTGCATGGCTTCGAGGCGAAGATCCGTGGCGAGCGTCGAGCCCGTTTTGACCGCTACGAGGCCCGCACCGAGGTCTTCGGGTACGACAATGTCGAGGTGACGCTCGTGCATGGTGCCCGGGCGATTGATGAGGTCTCGTACGTCTACCGTGTACGGCGTCTTTTTGAACTTGGTCACCAGCCCCATTCTACGCGTTTCGCGGGGAGCGTCCGTTCAGCCGCAGCCATACGCCCCGGATGAGGGATTTCGGCCAGAGGAGTGCCCACAGTCGGTCACGGCGCGTCGAGCCTGCCCGGATCGCGGCGGTCACCTCGCCGAGGCGCTCACCCGTCTCGGCGCTGGGACCCGGCTCAGGTGGGTCTTCTGCGCCACGGCGCGCGAACCGGGCACGCTCCACCTCAACGAGCAGAGCCTCAAGCACAGTGGCGGCCGTCGAACCGTTGCCCAGCAGGGGGGTCAGCCGCGCCGCAAACTCGCGCGGGGTCTCGGTGTCCGCGGTGTCGAGGTGATGATCCACGGCAACGTCGGCCACCTCAGTCCAGGCGGCCTGACTCGCCTCGCGACGGGTGAGGGCGCCCGAGCGGATGCGCCGGCGGCGGCCGACGCGCTGCATCGCCCGAGCGGCCGCCGGCACCAGCATCAGGAGTACGAGTGCCAGCGACACCAGTCCGGCCCGACCGAGAACACTGGCCGATTCCGCCGTGGCCGATGATGCGTCCCCCGGAAGTGGCACGTCGCCGGCGAGGGGATCCGGCCCCGTACGTGGCGCCGTGGTGCCCGCGGCCTGCCCTGGTAGCTCCGTCGGCGTCTCAACGGCGGTCGGCGCCTCGTAGTTGGGCACGGTCCCCCGACCCGGTGTCGGCTCGAATGGAACCCAACCCACACCCACGAAATACAGCTCCGGCCAGGCATGAAGGTCGTGGGAGTCCACGAGATACTGCCCGAGCCCCTGTTCGAGATCCTGCGATTTGACGCCGGGCAGGTAGCCGAGTGAGATTCGGGAGGGAATACCGAGTGCGCGCGCCATGGTGGCCATCGCCGAGGCGAAGTGCACGCAGTATCCGCGCTTCGTGTCGAGGAAGACGCCCACCACGTCGACGCCGCCGCCGTCGTAACCCTGCTCCACCGGACTCTCCGTGTCGTAGGCGAAGGCGCTGCTGTTGAGGTAGCCCTGAAGCGCCACAGCGGCGTCGTAGTCCGAGGCGGCGCCGGCGGTGACCTCCGCGGCCGTGCTCGCGATGATGTCGGGCATCTGCGTCGGCAGCTCGAGGTTGGGCGAGAGCCCTCTGGGATACTCACGGCCCGATGCCCGAAGTTGTTCGGCGGTGGGCTGCACGTCCAACGACGTCGCGGTATATTCCTGACCCAGGGTCGAGATGTCGTCGCTGGCGATGGCGCGCGTTCGGGTGTCCCAGTGCCA is a genomic window containing:
- a CDS encoding transglutaminaseTgpA domain-containing protein → MSDPAAVASVARPRSPASTPAAVPSARGRRPSRPLPAATEWPLILSLLLLLTVACGALGPLLRGSWWWWLMALTAALVLVSAALFRRVGLARALVPIASLTVLVGALTLFFGGGTGLLWLIPTPESVGVLDGLVRSGADSIAQQSVPAEVTGGILFLLAAGAGLIAAVMYVVAVTFRAPALAGALVLVPLLVPGVIQSGPANVIILTLTAIAYLVVLRVDVRRRRSLDAVASAAGSTARVFVSSLRRQSSPLWGTVSVGAVAIVLSLVIGLTTPGLTGTAEGRQGSNALLFGSGVSPMINLGQDLRRREPGPVLHYTSTAEQRSYFTLLTLDSFVGSTWTARIDGAEKTNLVGSIDRPPGLADDVATTDAQTSVVIDGVNTRWLPVPARTVGVEGLRGSWHWDTRTRAIASDDISTLGQEYTATSLDVQPTAEQLRASGREYPRGLSPNLELPTQMPDIIASTAAEVTAGAASDYDAAVALQGYLNSSAFAYDTESPVEQGYDGGGVDVVGVFLDTKRGYCVHFASAMATMARALGIPSRISLGYLPGVKSQDLEQGLGQYLVDSHDLHAWPELYFVGVGWVPFEPTPGRGTVPNYEAPTAVETPTELPGQAAGTTAPRTGPDPLAGDVPLPGDASSATAESASVLGRAGLVSLALVLLMLVPAAARAMQRVGRRRRIRSGALTRREASQAAWTEVADVAVDHHLDTADTETPREFAARLTPLLGNGSTAATVLEALLVEVERARFARRGAEDPPEPGPSAETGERLGEVTAAIRAGSTRRDRLWALLWPKSLIRGVWLRLNGRSPRNA
- the rpmF gene encoding 50S ribosomal protein L32 — encoded protein: MAVPKRKQSRSNTHSRRSQWKATAPTLVKTMENGKVTYSLPHRAKVVTDSAGTALFMEYKGRKVADV
- a CDS encoding YceD family protein; this translates as MGLVTKFKKTPYTVDVRDLINRPGTMHERHLDIVVPEDLGAGLVAVKTGSTLATDLRLEAMHEGILATITVVGTASGECGRCLRDIEFRVRVEFAELFGYPQDEAFEFEIVDDHIDIESLVRDAVVMSLPFQPLCRRDCAGLDSETGELLTESPELEPTEARDPRWSALAGFQASTDISTDDDIHAETHREEK